One window from the genome of Equus quagga isolate Etosha38 chromosome 6, UCLA_HA_Equagga_1.0, whole genome shotgun sequence encodes:
- the COMMD6 gene encoding COMM domain-containing protein 6, which produces MEGSREPVLDAKAEVTNQLIDFQWKLGMAVSSDSCRSLKYPYVAVMLKVADHSGQVKNKSFEMTIPQFQNFYRQFKEIAAIIETV; this is translated from the exons ATGGAGGGGTCTAGAGAGCCTGTGCTGGATGCGAAGGCCGAG GTCACCAACCAG CTTATAGATTTTCAGTGGAAACTGGGTATGGCTGTGAGCTCGGACAGTTGCAGATCACTTAAGTATCCTTATGTTGCAGTGATGCTAAAAGTGGCAGATCATTCAGGCCAAGTAAAGAACAAGTCCTTTGAAATGACAATTCCACAGTTTCAG aATTTCTACAGACAGTTCAAGGAAATTGCCGCAATTATTGAAACTGTGTGA